Sequence from the Egibacter rhizosphaerae genome:
CGCCCGCCTGGTCCTGGTGGGCGACGGTCGCCTGCGCCCGCGCCTCGAACGGGCCGCGGCCGCGCTCCCGCCGGGCGCGGTGGTCCTCACCGGCACCGTGACCGCCGACGACCTACCCGCGTTCCACGCGGCGGCGGACGTGTTCGCGCACCCCAACCGGGATCGCTGGGGCGGGCTCGAGCAGGAGGGGTTCGGGATCGTGTTCCTCGAGGCGCAAGCCTGCGGCACCCCCGTCGTCGCCGGCGCGAGCGGGGGCTCCCCCGAAGCGTTGCTCGAGGGCCGTACCGGATTAACTGTCGACGGCGCCGACCCGGCGGCCATCGCCGCGGCGGTCGGCTGCCTCGTGGCCGACCGCGAGCGCGCGAGTGTGATGGGCCATGCCGCCCGGAGCTTCGTTGCCAGCGAGTTCGCCTGGGACGCGATCGTCGACCGCCTCGGCCGAGACCTCGCGACGCTGCGCACCCGCCGTCTCCCGCCCGGCTCGACCGCCTCGGGCTAGCCTGTCCAGAGGTCCGAATGGACCGGCACAGCGACCCGGCGGAGAATCCCACCATGGCTCATCACCGTGCACTGTGCTGGCGGAACAGCCCAGCGAGGGTGCGGAAGCCGGAGCGGACGCGGCGCTGTCGAGCCGCGGTCGCCGGGCGCGCTCGGGTGGCTCGCGCTCGCGGTCCGGTTCCCGGTCGAGGGGTGGCTCCTCACCCAGTCGTTCGCGTTCCCGCGGGGGCTCCAGCCGGAGACGATAGGCCGGACATGACCGCACCCGGACCGAGCGGGTGCGGGCGCGGACCGTGGTAGTGACGCTGCGGACCGCCTCGGTCGCTGCGTCGAGCATCGGCACGCGCTGATGCCGGTGCTGCTGCCCATCTCACCGGTCCTGCTGCTCCTCGTCCAGGCCTCCTACCCGTAGATGGGGACGGACCGGGCCCCTCCAGTCGAGCGGCCAGCGCTCGCCCATCTCGAGCCGACTCGCGGCCGGAGGGTGCGAGGACCAGAGGAGGCGCGCCCAGGTGGGTGGCGCGGGATCGCTGAGGTTCGCCCGGCCGATCTCGGCCTTCTGGCGCAGGTAGACGTCGCGGTCCCCGGTCAGCTCCAGTGAGCCCAGGTCCGCGGCGGCCTCCATGTCGCGTGACACGTTCATCGCCACCGGCGCCGAACCGTTGACGAGCAGCACGACCACGGCCACGGCGACCGCGGCGCCGCGAGGGTCCGCGAGCGTCCGCTGCTTCCCGGCGCGAACTCGCCGACCCATGACGCCCGCGAGGACGTAGGCCGCGGCGACCACTCCCGCGGCCGCCGCCGCGGTGCCGCGGGCGAGATCGCCGTTGCGATGGTGGGCCAGCTCGTGGGCGACCACCATCCCGACGTCCTCCGGTGGCCGTGCTTCGAGCAACGTGTCGTACAGGACGATCCGCCGGGTCGCCCCCAACCCCGATACGTAGGCGTTCTGTCGGGTCGTCCGGGCGCTCGCCTCGGCGACCAGGATCTCGTCCATGTCCTCGCCCGCTGCCTCGATCACGCGGGAGACGTCGGTGCGCATCTCGCCCTCGGGCAGCGGCACGGTTCGGTGCTGCAGGGGCTCGAGCACGAGCGGTGCCGCGAGCACGAGCAGCGCCGCGGCCGCGCCGCCCGCGAGCCCGGCGAGCGGAGCGAACGCTCGCGGTGCGCGACGAGCCAGGCCCAACGCTCCTGCGGCGCCGGCCGCGACGATCAACCAGATCGCCGCCATGTTGCGAGTCCAGTGCCAGAGCCACTCCGGCAACGACTGCGTCGAGAACCCCCACATCCCGTCGTGGTACCAGCCGAGCCACACGTTGAGGGGCAGCACGGCCAGGTCGACGATCACGACGATCGCGGCCACGACGGCGGCGCCCGCGAGCACGGGACGAGTCGATCCACCCATGCGGTCGACCAGACCAGCGACGACGCGGCGGCCCGTGGGCGTGAAGGCGATGAGGCAGGGGATCGCGATCCGAAGGGCAAGACCCAGCAGCCTGAGCAGGTACCGCGGCCCGTGATAGGCCTCGACGGCGGCCAGGTGGTCGGCGTCGAACCATCGCGCGGGATCGGGAACGCCGCCGAGATCGGGCGCGAGCGGGCGCAGCGCCACCGCTGCGATCCCGGCCACGACGACGACGGCGGTGAGCACGTGTAGCGGCCACAGCGGCCGACGACGGGTGGGCCCGGGCGACCCGGCCTCCTCGATTCTCGTCGCCACCACCGCTCCGCATCGTCGGCACCGATCGCGACACCTTCCAGGACGAGTCCGCCATATCGCCGGACGCCCCGGATCAGCGCGCCATTGTCGGCTCCGGCGCCGAGACCGACAATCCGACCCGCTCCCGGCCGCCCGGCCGGTCGCCGGTCCCCGACCCGGGCGCACGGGCCGCGTCCTCCGCTGCGATGAGCGCACCCACGAGGCAGTCGTCGCACTCCGACGACCGCGTGTGCGGACACGGTTCGCAGTCGAGGACGATCGGTTCGGCGGCCGGGGCGTCCCCGGCCAGGATGGCGCCGTCGAGGCTCACGGACGCAGGTGCGACGCGGGACGGCACGCCGTCCACTCGGGTGCGGGGCCCGTCGTGGGCCCCGTCACGGGGCCCATTGCGGACAGTGGCGGCCTCGGGGAAGTTCGCGTCCACCGGCACTCCCTTCTGTCATCGGTTCACCGGGCGTTCGGCTCGGCCTACGCCACGACCGTACGGAAGGGGTGCGACAACCGGCCCTGTCGACCGGCCGGCGGCGCTCAGGCGTCGGCTGCCTCCGGCCCCGGGGTGCGCACGACGTGCACGCCGTCACCGGTGTTGCACCAACGGCAGCGCACCTCCTCGATCTCCAGGTCGCGGATCTCCTGCTCCTCGGGCGTCCCCGCACCGGACAGATCGAAGTGCCAGAAGCGCGAGAGCCGTTCGGTCGTGCGGACGTCGAAGCGCGTCAGGTTGCCGCACTGGGCGCAGCGATACCGCGTTCCGGGGGCGAGGCCCAGGCGGGTCTCGGCGGCGTCCGGCGTACGAACTGGTGCATCGGCCACGGGTTCCTCCTCCTCGGGATCAACGACGGGTGAGCCGGCCGCCGGCTCGGAGCACGCGCTCAACCTGGGGGTGTGCGCATGCCACGGGGCGTCGTGGGCCCACGGTTCGAGGGTAACGTCCACCCGCGGACCACCCACATCAGCCGCCTCGCCTGCGACGACGTGTTCGTACCGCGCAGGGCGCAACCGTTCCGTCACGAGGACCCGAGCGCAGCGCACGCTCGACTGGATCGAGGCGCACCGCCGCCGACCCCGGCCGACTAGAGCCCGCGAAACTCGGGAGCTCTCTGCTCGCGGAACGCCGCGGCCCCCTCCGCCGCGTCCTCCCCCGCGAAGGCGATCGCCTGTGCCGTGAACTCGCGGTCGAGCGCCGTCTGCGCGTCAGAGTCGAAGGCGTCGAGGAGCAAGCGCTTGGTCATCCCGAGGGCCGCCGTGGGACCTCGGGCGAGGGTCGCGGCGACCCGGTTCGCCTCCTCGAGCAGGTCGTCCGCGGCGACGACCCGGGTCACCAGTCCTAGTCGCTCGGCCCGGACGGGGTCGACCGTCTCCCCGAGCAAGCAGAGCTCGCGCGCGGCGCGCAGGCCGACCATGCGCGGCAACAGGAAGGTGACGCCGAAGTCCGGCACGAGACCCCGCTGGGCGAACGCGAAGGCGAACGAGGCCTCCTCGGATGCGAGCACGACATCGGCCGCGAACGCGATACCCAGTCCCGCACCGGCGGTGGGCCCCTTCACCGCCGCCACGAGCGGTGTCTCCAGTGCCAGCAGGCGCTGGGCGAGGCGTTGTGAGCCCGAGCGCATCGAGCGGCGCACCGCCGGGGGACGCGCATCGGTGCCGGCCATCTCGGCCAGCGCCGCGATGTCGGCGCCCGCGCAGAACCCTCGCCCCTGTCCGGTGAGGATGATCGCTCGGACGGCCGGATCCGCGTCGCGAGCATCGAGCACCGCCTCCAGCTCGCGGCCCATCGTCTGATCGATGGCGTTCAGCTTGTCTGGCCGCGAGAGCGTGATGGTCGTGACGCCGTCGGTGTCGCTGACCGACAGGCGGGTCGGCGTGTCGGTGGGCATCCTGCCTCCTCGTGCGGCTCACGCGGGCACTTCCGGATCGGCCCCTCGGCGGCCGCCGAGGGATCGGGACCGTCCCGGCCCCCGAACCGGCTCGGCGCGCAGCCTACGGCTCCCCGCTCCCGGACGGCCACCGAGACACCCGCGCGGGAACTCGACCCTCTGCCCGCTCGTTGTCCGGTACACGGACAGCGCCGTGCGAGGCGAGAGGATCGATGCGCAACGCAGCGAGCCCGAGCGACACCCGGTCGGACCGCCACGAGCACCCGGCAGCGGGCCACTCGGTCAGCACGTTGCCCGAGGACGACACGTGGGTGGCGCAGGCCGCCTGCCGGGACGCGAGTCCCGACCTGTTCTTCTCCGACCGGGCCGAGGACATCCGTGCCGCCGTGAGGATCTGCCGACGCTGCCCGGTCGTGGAACCCTGTCGCGCCGTGGCCCTCGCGTCCGGGGAGCGCTTCGGGGTCTGGGGTGGGCAGACGGAACGGCAGCGCCGCCGGGAGCTGCGACAGGCTGCCGAGCAGCCCGACGCGGCCTGACGCGGCCTACATCCCGTCGCTGGGGAAGACCACGACCAGGACGGTCTGCTGCGCGCTCTCGAGCAGGTAGTCGACCCCGTGGCCGAGGAACAACCCCTCGTCCGTGGAGCGTCCCACCGCACCCACGACGATGAGGTCGGACCCCCGTTCGTTCGCGGCGGCGGCGACCTCGGCGCCCAGCGAGGGACCGGTTCGGGTGAGCGGGGTCACCGTGCACCCGAACTGCTCGGCGAGCTCGTCGGCCTGCCGCAGCACGCGCGCGGCGATCGCCAGCGAGCTGGCGTCCGACTCGCCGCCGGCCCCCGGGTGCCAATAGGACCCGGGCTGCCAGTACGTGCTCTCCCCGATCCGGTCGGGGCGATTGACCACGTGGAGCGCGTCCACGCCGGCACCGGAGCGCTCACCGAGCGTGTAGGCGATCTCCTGTGCCGCCCGCGACACGCGGTCACCGCCGATCGGCACCAGGATGCGGCGCAGGTCGAGCGGCTGACTGTGTCCGTCGACGCCCACCCCGTGCTTGACCAGCAGCACCGGCACCGGCGCCTGGGCGATCGTGCGGGCCAGCACCGGTGAGACGGCCTCGCTGCCGGCGAACGCCTCGGTCAGACCGAGCGCGAGCAGGCCGTGCCCCAGGGAGGCCTCGGTGCGAATCGCCGCGGGGATCTCGCGCGACTGCTTGTCGACGCGGTCGACGTTGCGCCCCGCGAAGACCTCGCGCGCCTCCGCCACCGCCTCCTCGGCGCTGCGGCGATCCATGGCGTCCGCGTCCGGTCCATGGATGGTGAGGAGCGTGACCGACGCCTCCGGCCGCAGCGACTGATGCAGCAGCTGCGCAGCGAGCACCGAGTTCCCACCGCCGCGCGTGGGCAGCAGCGCGCTGCTCGTGCGGGCGATGATGGAGCGGGAGAGGATCTCCTCGCGCTCGAGGCGAGCGCGCTCCTCCGGCGAGGTCTCGAACCGCTGCAGCACCGCGCGCAGCAGCGGCGGGGTCATCATCGACGTGACGATCGCCGTGACCATGATCACCGTGTAGGACTCGGTGTTCAGCACACCGATGCCCAGACCGATGGTCGCGATCACCACCTGCAGCGCTCCCCGCGCGTTCAGACCGATCCCCAGCGCGAGGCCCTCGAGCCGTCCGAGACGGCTCATCCGCGCCCCGAGGTAGGAGCCGACGAGCTTGGAGGCGGCCGCCACGACGAGCACCACCACCGCCCACAGCGCGATCTCCGGGTCGAGCAACAGCCCGAGGTCGACGAACAGCCCGGCCGTGGCGAAGAACAGGGGGGCGACGAACGAGCTCGTGAGCGTCTCGATCGACGCGCGGGCCTCCGGCCGCAGGTAGCGCGAACGACCGAACACGATGCCGGCCAGCAGTGCACCCAGCACCGCCTCCACCCCGATCGCCTGCGCGATCGCAGCCGCCACGAACGTGCCCCCGAGCAGCACCGTGAACGACCGCTCCTGGCCGTGCTCGCCTCGCCGTGCCGCCCGCAGGAGCCGGTCCACCCCCCGCTGGCCGTACAGGAAGGTCACCGCGACGAACAGCGCGAACAGCGCGAGCGTGACGCCGAGGTCCAGGAGATCGAACCCGCCGGCCGCCACGAGCCCCGAGACCGCCCCCACGAGCAAGTACCCCACGAGGTCGTTGGCCATCGCGGCTGCGACGGTCACCTGCCCGAAGTTCCGTCGCATCAGGCTCATCTCCATGAGGATCCGCGCCACCACCGGGAGGGCGGAGATGGCCAGCGCGATCCCGGCGAAGAGCGCGAAGGAGACCCGGTCCCCCGCTGCCCCGATGAACAGCGCGGGCATCGCCCACCCGATGGCGAACCCCAGCAGCAACGGCACGACGAGGCTCCCGGTCGAGACCCAGAACGTCTGACGACCGAGCTTCCTGAGCAGGCCGAGGTCCGTCTCGAAGCCGGTGACGGTGAGCAGCAGCGCCGCGCCCACCCACGCGAACGCGAGCAGCAGGCCGCTGTGCACGGGCTCCTGGGGGAACAACCACCCGTGGACCTCGGGGGCCAGTCGTCCGAGCAGCGTCGGCCCGATCAACAGGCCCGCCGCGAGCTCGCCGATCACCGAGGGCTGCCCGATCCTGCGCATGAGCGTGCCCAGGCCGCGCGCTGTCAACAGGATGACCGAGAGCTGGACCCAGAAGACCAGCAGTTCGTCGCTCGAGAGCGGCTCCACGGCAACCTCGACAGGATCGGCGGCAGGTGAGACCGAGAGTCGGGCGCGCGGACCGGCGGGGACCCGTTGCGCCTCGAGAAGGCTAGGTGGCGGCGGCCTCCCGTGCGACCGTCACCCAGCGGTCCAGCGTCGCCGCTGCACGCCCCTCGTCGATCGCCGCGAACGCGGCCTCGAGTCCTTCACCGAGGGACGCGGCGCGATCCGCCGCGTAGAGGGCCGCGGCGGCGCCGAGCGCCACGATGTCGCGCGGCGCCCCCGGCGCGCCGTTGAAGACCTCGTCGGCGATCCCGCGACAGAGCGGCACGTCACCGCCCTGCAACTCGGCCAGACTCGCGCGGCGCAAGCCGAGCGACTCGGGCTCGAGCTCCCATTCGGTGACGGTCCCGTCGCGGACCTCCCACACGTTGCTCGGCCCGGTCGTGCTGAGCTCGTCCATCCCGCCCGGGCCGGTGAACACCAGTGCGTGGCGGGCGTCGAGGCGGGCGAGCACCTCCGCCATGCGCGGGGCCATCCGCACGTCGCTCACCCCGACCGTCTGGTGGCGCACGCCGGCGGGGTTCGTGAGCGGACCGAGCACGTTGAAGACGGTCCGGATGCCCAGCTCGCGGCGAGCCGGCATCACGTGGCGCGTCGCGGGGTGGTAGCTCGGCGCGTAGCAGAACCCGATCCCGGCCTCGGCCAGACAGCGCTCGACCCCCTCAGGCGGCAGGTCCGTGACGAGCCCCCATGCCTCGAGGACGTCCGCCGAGCCGCAGCGCCCGCTCGCGGCGCGGTTGCCGTGCTTGGCCACGACCGCCCCCGCACCGGCCGCCACGACGGCCGCGAGCGTGGAGACGTTGAAGGTACCCGAGCGGTCGCCCCCGGTGCCCGCCGTGTCGACCGCCCCGTCCGGTGCTCGGACCGGGACCGCGTGGGCCCGCATGGTCGCCACGAGCCCGACCAGCTCGGATGCCTGCTCCCCCTTGGCCCGCAGCGCCACGAGGAAGCCGGCGACCTGGGCCGGTGGAACGTCCCCGCGCATGATCGCATCGAGCGCCGCGCGTGCGTTCGCCTCGTCGAGATCCTCGCCGCGCACCAGCCCGTCGAGGAGCTCGGCCCAGTCGAGCCGTTCGGCGGGGCCGGCGGCTCCGACGGCGGTGGGAAGCACCTCAGGGGTCGTCATCGCCTACCGATGGGTCGCCTCGCGGCCACTGCCGAGCGCCCGCTCCCGGGACTCGGGACGGCCCGGCAGCTCACCGGGCTGGCCGGGCCCCTTCACCGGGCCGGCCTCCTCGAAGGTGACCACCCCCGGCAGGCGCGGGATCGGCCTCCCCTCGGCCAACGCCTCGACCGCGTCGGCCAGGTCGAAGGGATCGACGGGCTTGATCACCCATGCGTCCGCCTCGGCCCACCGGGCGAGCCACTCGTCCTGGCGGCGATGCATGAGCAGGATCACCGGCGGCATCGGGCGGCCCATCCGCTCACGAGCCTTCATCTCACGGGAGAGGTAGAACCCGCCCGTCGGCTGGGTGTCGTTGTCGCCCACGACGACGTCGAACGGCTCGTCGTCGCTCCGGCCGTCCGCGATCGCATCGAGGAGAAGGACCGCGCGTTCCGGCCGACGGACCTCGGTGAAATGGACCTCGCCGTCACCGGTCAGGGCCGTGGTGACCTGGTCGGTCACACGCGGCCCGCTCGACACGAGCAGTACCCGCAACGCTGGCTCCTGGGTCGGGGTGGTCTGGACGATGGTGCCTGGGGCTGCCCGGCCGTCGGCCTCGCATGAGCCAACCGACCGCTCCCGCATCATGCCACCGCAGGGGCCGACAGGCGAGCCGAGCGTCCCCGCGAGGACGGCTGCCTAGACCGTCCAAGTGTCGCGGCCGCGCAGGAGCGCCTGCAGATCGCCGGGCCCCTTGCGTGCCACGGCGTCGTCGAGCTGGGCAGCGACCTCGTCGCCGTAGACCGGCCGTTCGGTCTGGCGGAACAGCCCGATCGGCGTGGGCCCGTGCGGCGTGTGCGCGAGACGGGAGAGCATGAACGCGAGCCCGGGATCGTCGCGGTGCGCGTCGTGGACGAGGAGCGCCTCCTCCCCCACCTCGGCGACGTCCACGACCTCGAGCTCGCCGTTGGCCCCCATGGCGACCCCGTGCTCGCCCTCCGCGCCGAAGCGGATCGGCGTACCGTGCTCCAGGCGGATCTGGTTGGGCTTGTTTCCTCGCACCCCATCGAACGCCCCATCGTTAAAGATGTTGCAGTTCTGATAGATCTCGATGAACGAGGTGCCGCGGTGCTGGGCGGCCCGCTCGATCAGGTCGGCGAGGTGCTGGCGCTCGTTGTCGACCGACCGGGCGACGAACGTCGCCTCGGCACCCAGGGCGAGGCTGACGGGGTTGTAGGGATGGTCGAGGGAGCCGACGGGCGTCGATTTCGTGACCTTCCCGACCTCGCTGGTGGGCGAGTATTGCCCCTTGGTGAGCCCGTAGATCTGGTTGTTGAACATCAGCACCGTGAGGTCCACGTTGCGGCGCATGGCGTGCAACAGGTGGTTGCCGCCGATCGAGAGGGCGTCGCCGTCGCCGGTCACGACGAAGACGCTGAGCTCGGGCCGCGCGGTGCTGATGCCCGTCGCGATCGCCGGAGCCCGGCCGTGGATCGAATGGAACCCGTAGGTCTCCACGTAGTACGGGAACCGAGCGGCGCACCCGATGCCGGACACGAACACGAAGTTCTCGCGGGGCACGCCCAGCTTGGGCAGGACGCTCTGCACGTTGGCCAGGATCGCGTAGTCCCCGCACCCGGGGCACCAGCGGACCTCCTGGTCGCTGGTGACGTCCTTCTTGGTGAGCTCGCGCGCATCGCCGTTGGACGCGCCGTCGCCGACCTGCGGCAACAGCCCTTCGGACGTGTCGGTGCTCACGAGAGGCTCCTCTCCGGCTCGCCGCGGCCCTCGGCGGCCGCGACCTCGTCGGCGATGGCGTCCCGCAGCTCCCCCGTCCCGAACGGCAGGCCGGCCACTCGGTTGTAGCCCCGCGCGTCGACGAGGAAGCGCGCACGCAGCAGGGACCGCAGCTGCCCCATGTTCATCTCGGGCACGAGCACACGCTCGTAGCGCCTGAGGACCTCCCCGAGGTTGGGCGGGAACGGGTTGAGGTGGCGCAGGTGCAGCTGGTCCACCGCCAGTCCCTCGGCGCGGCAGGCGCGCACGGCGGCGGCGATGGGCCCGTAGCTGGAGCCCCACCCCACGACCAGGACACGGGCGCCGGGGTCGGCCCGATCGACCTCGGCAGCAGGGATGTCGCCGGCGATCCGGTCGACCTTCGCCTGGCGCAGCTCGGTCATGCGGTGATGGTTGTCCGGGTCGTAGGAGATGTCACCGGACCCGTCGGCCTTCTCGAGTCCCCCGATGCGGTGCTCGAGCCCCGGGGTGCCGGGGATCGCCCAGGGTCGTGCGAGGGTGTCCGGGTCGCGATCGAACGGCGCGAACCCGTGCTCGGCGTTCTCGCCGTTGGCACCGGCCGCCACCGCGAACCGCACGGCGCCGCGCAGATCCGGCAAGGCGGCCACGTCCGGTACCCGCCACGGCTCCGCGCCGTTGGCGAGGTAGCCGTCCGAGAGCACGAAGACGGGGGTGCGGTAGGTCAGCGCCATCCGCGCGCCCTCGATCGCGACGTCGAAGCAATCGCCCGGCGTGGAGGCGGCGATCACCGGGACCGGCGACTCCCCGTTGCGGCCGTGGAGCGCCTGGAGCAGGTCGGCCTGCTCGGTCTTGGTCGGCAGGCCGGTCGACGGCCCTCCGCGCTGGATGTTGAGCACGAGCAGCGGCAGCTCGACCGCCACGGCGAGCCCGATCGTTTCCGTCTTCAGCGCGACGCCGGGACCGCTCGTCACGGTCGCCGCGAGGTGCCCCGAGAACGCCGCTCCCAAGGCCGCCCCGACGCTGGCGATCTCGTCCTCGCCCTGGAACGTCCGCACACCGAAGTTCTTGTGCTTCGACAGCTCGTGCAGCACGTCGCTGGCGGGGGTGATGGGGTAGCCGCCGAGGAACAGCGGCAGCCCGGCTTGCTGGGACGCCGCGACGAGCCCGTACGAGATCGCGAGGTTGCCGGTGATCTGCCGGTAGGTGCCCGGCGGCAGCTCGGCCGCGGCCACCTCGTACGCGTGGTCGAACGCCTCGGTCGTCTCGCCGTAGGCCCAACCGGCGTCGAACGCGGCGATGTTGGCCTCGGCGACGCGCGGCTGCTCCCCGAACTTCTCGCGCAACCACTCTCGCGTCGGTTCGGTCGGCCGGGAGAACATCCACGACATCAGCCCGAGGGCGAACATGTTCTTCGCGCGCTGCTTCTCCTTCTTGCCCAGCTCCGCGTAGCCCTCGAGGGCCCCGATCGTCAGCGTCGTGATCGACACCTCGTGCACCTTGAAGCCGTCGAGCGTCCCGTCCTCGCGGGGATCGGACTCGTAGCGCGCCTTGCGCAGGTTCTGCGGGGTGAACGCGTCGGTGTTCAGCACGAGGGTCGCGCCGCGTTCCAGATCACCGAGGTTCGTCTTCAGCGCCGCGGGGTTCATGGCCACGAGCACGTCCGGGCTGTCACCGGGCGTCAGGATGTCGTGGTCGGCGAAGTGCAGCTGAAA
This genomic interval carries:
- a CDS encoding WhiB family transcriptional regulator; the protein is MRNAASPSDTRSDRHEHPAAGHSVSTLPEDDTWVAQAACRDASPDLFFSDRAEDIRAAVRICRRCPVVEPCRAVALASGERFGVWGGQTERQRRRELRQAAEQPDAA
- a CDS encoding M48 family metalloprotease produces the protein MATRIEEAGSPGPTRRRPLWPLHVLTAVVVVAGIAAVALRPLAPDLGGVPDPARWFDADHLAAVEAYHGPRYLLRLLGLALRIAIPCLIAFTPTGRRVVAGLVDRMGGSTRPVLAGAAVVAAIVVIVDLAVLPLNVWLGWYHDGMWGFSTQSLPEWLWHWTRNMAAIWLIVAAGAAGALGLARRAPRAFAPLAGLAGGAAAALLVLAAPLVLEPLQHRTVPLPEGEMRTDVSRVIEAAGEDMDEILVAEASARTTRQNAYVSGLGATRRIVLYDTLLEARPPEDVGMVVAHELAHHRNGDLARGTAAAAAGVVAAAYVLAGVMGRRVRAGKQRTLADPRGAAVAVAVVVLLVNGSAPVAMNVSRDMEAAADLGSLELTGDRDVYLRQKAEIGRANLSDPAPPTWARLLWSSHPPAASRLEMGERWPLDWRGPVRPHLRVGGLDEEQQDR
- a CDS encoding cation:proton antiporter, whose protein sequence is MEPLSSDELLVFWVQLSVILLTARGLGTLMRRIGQPSVIGELAAGLLIGPTLLGRLAPEVHGWLFPQEPVHSGLLLAFAWVGAALLLTVTGFETDLGLLRKLGRQTFWVSTGSLVVPLLLGFAIGWAMPALFIGAAGDRVSFALFAGIALAISALPVVARILMEMSLMRRNFGQVTVAAAMANDLVGYLLVGAVSGLVAAGGFDLLDLGVTLALFALFVAVTFLYGQRGVDRLLRAARRGEHGQERSFTVLLGGTFVAAAIAQAIGVEAVLGALLAGIVFGRSRYLRPEARASIETLTSSFVAPLFFATAGLFVDLGLLLDPEIALWAVVVLVVAAASKLVGSYLGARMSRLGRLEGLALGIGLNARGALQVVIATIGLGIGVLNTESYTVIMVTAIVTSMMTPPLLRAVLQRFETSPEERARLEREEILSRSIIARTSSALLPTRGGGNSVLAAQLLHQSLRPEASVTLLTIHGPDADAMDRRSAEEAVAEAREVFAGRNVDRVDKQSREIPAAIRTEASLGHGLLALGLTEAFAGSEAVSPVLARTIAQAPVPVLLVKHGVGVDGHSQPLDLRRILVPIGGDRVSRAAQEIAYTLGERSGAGVDALHVVNRPDRIGESTYWQPGSYWHPGAGGESDASSLAIAARVLRQADELAEQFGCTVTPLTRTGPSLGAEVAAAANERGSDLIVVGAVGRSTDEGLFLGHGVDYLLESAQQTVLVVVFPSDGM
- a CDS encoding 2-oxoacid:ferredoxin oxidoreductase subunit beta, encoding MPQVGDGASNGDARELTKKDVTSDQEVRWCPGCGDYAILANVQSVLPKLGVPRENFVFVSGIGCAARFPYYVETYGFHSIHGRAPAIATGISTARPELSVFVVTGDGDALSIGGNHLLHAMRRNVDLTVLMFNNQIYGLTKGQYSPTSEVGKVTKSTPVGSLDHPYNPVSLALGAEATFVARSVDNERQHLADLIERAAQHRGTSFIEIYQNCNIFNDGAFDGVRGNKPNQIRLEHGTPIRFGAEGEHGVAMGANGELEVVDVAEVGEEALLVHDAHRDDPGLAFMLSRLAHTPHGPTPIGLFRQTERPVYGDEVAAQLDDAVARKGPGDLQALLRGRDTWTV
- a CDS encoding response regulator transcription factor, with the translated sequence MRVLLVSSGPRVTDQVTTALTGDGEVHFTEVRRPERAVLLLDAIADGRSDDEPFDVVVGDNDTQPTGGFYLSREMKARERMGRPMPPVILLMHRRQDEWLARWAEADAWVIKPVDPFDLADAVEALAEGRPIPRLPGVVTFEEAGPVKGPGQPGELPGRPESRERALGSGREATHR
- a CDS encoding enoyl-CoA hydratase/isomerase family protein yields the protein MPTDTPTRLSVSDTDGVTTITLSRPDKLNAIDQTMGRELEAVLDARDADPAVRAIILTGQGRGFCAGADIAALAEMAGTDARPPAVRRSMRSGSQRLAQRLLALETPLVAAVKGPTAGAGLGIAFAADVVLASEEASFAFAFAQRGLVPDFGVTFLLPRMVGLRAARELCLLGETVDPVRAERLGLVTRVVAADDLLEEANRVAATLARGPTAALGMTKRLLLDAFDSDAQTALDREFTAQAIAFAGEDAAEGAAAFREQRAPEFRGL
- a CDS encoding 2-oxoacid:acceptor oxidoreductase subunit alpha; translated protein: MTTKPVERVDTVTVRFAGDSGDGMQLAGTRFTSVTTALGNDVATLPDFPAEIRAPAGSLPGVSGFQLHFADHDILTPGDSPDVLVAMNPAALKTNLGDLERGATLVLNTDAFTPQNLRKARYESDPREDGTLDGFKVHEVSITTLTIGALEGYAELGKKEKQRAKNMFALGLMSWMFSRPTEPTREWLREKFGEQPRVAEANIAAFDAGWAYGETTEAFDHAYEVAAAELPPGTYRQITGNLAISYGLVAASQQAGLPLFLGGYPITPASDVLHELSKHKNFGVRTFQGEDEIASVGAALGAAFSGHLAATVTSGPGVALKTETIGLAVAVELPLLVLNIQRGGPSTGLPTKTEQADLLQALHGRNGESPVPVIAASTPGDCFDVAIEGARMALTYRTPVFVLSDGYLANGAEPWRVPDVAALPDLRGAVRFAVAAGANGENAEHGFAPFDRDPDTLARPWAIPGTPGLEHRIGGLEKADGSGDISYDPDNHHRMTELRQAKVDRIAGDIPAAEVDRADPGARVLVVGWGSSYGPIAAAVRACRAEGLAVDQLHLRHLNPFPPNLGEVLRRYERVLVPEMNMGQLRSLLRARFLVDARGYNRVAGLPFGTGELRDAIADEVAAAEGRGEPERSLS
- the trpD gene encoding anthranilate phosphoribosyltransferase → MTTPEVLPTAVGAAGPAERLDWAELLDGLVRGEDLDEANARAALDAIMRGDVPPAQVAGFLVALRAKGEQASELVGLVATMRAHAVPVRAPDGAVDTAGTGGDRSGTFNVSTLAAVVAAGAGAVVAKHGNRAASGRCGSADVLEAWGLVTDLPPEGVERCLAEAGIGFCYAPSYHPATRHVMPARRELGIRTVFNVLGPLTNPAGVRHQTVGVSDVRMAPRMAEVLARLDARHALVFTGPGGMDELSTTGPSNVWEVRDGTVTEWELEPESLGLRRASLAELQGGDVPLCRGIADEVFNGAPGAPRDIVALGAAAALYAADRAASLGEGLEAAFAAIDEGRAAATLDRWVTVAREAAAT